GGACGACGATCTTCCCGGTCTCCGCCCGGTGGTTCATTCTTTCCAACTCTTTGATCAGGCGCGGATACCAGGTATCCTTCGCCTGCAACTCCCGCTTTACTTTCTTTCTGACTTTCTTTCGCCCGCTCGCTCTCATAACTCCTCCGTGATAGTTATCTACGTTCGAAATACGTGTTTTTCCATCGCACCTATCAGCTCCCTCTCCCGCTTGCGGGAGAGGGCAGGGGTGAGGGTCCGAAGCACACACGACGAACTCAACACCCTCACCGCTGATCCTCTCCCTCCAAAGGAGGGCGAGGAAGCTACCTCAAGCAGTACAGCGCACGATGAACGCCAAAACATCTTCGCGCTAAGATTATCTGCCGCATCCATATCCTCCTTCGCAGCGGATCCCCAGCTCTTGCTGCGCCTCCCTCAACAGACGAACGTCGGCGATGTCGCTCACTTTCACTTCGTCGTCCTTCCGGCCGGCGTTCTTTGCGTTGTCAGCGATCCACGCGCGCATCCCGGCGTCCGTAAATCCGCCGGGGTCCTTGACGCTGATCGCGCCGACGATGGCGCGCGCCGCCGAAAGCGCCGCTTTGGCTTCGAGGGCCAGCGTTTTCTCGGCGACCTGCGCCGCCGCCTGCGGTTGATCGCGTGTCAGCACGATCGCCTTGAGAGTCGCGCGGAGAAATTTTTTCAGCGTGTCCGGACTCGCGGCGAGAAAGCGATCGCTTGCGGCAAAGCCGGAGAACGGCGTCTTTTGCAGATCGCCGAAAGAGGCGAGCAGCTTCAGCCCTTCGATCTGGCCTTCGGCGATGGCGGCGCCGTCCGGATTGAGCAGAGTCGCGTGAACCAGTCCCTTCGCCATGCCCAGGATGCGCTGCGACTCCGGTCCCATGGGAACAAGCGTGTAATCCTTGTCCGCCAACCCGTTGGCCTTGAGAATTTGCCGCGTGGCAAAATCCACGGCGCTACCGTAGCTCAGAATCGCGATATTTTTACCCTGCAAATCTTTGATCGAACGGATTTCCGGTCGCGCTACAAAAACCATCGTCGGGCGGTCGTAATAAAAGACCACCGCCTTCACCGGCGTGCCGGTCATCGCCGCGCGCATCGCGGTGTCGGCGGGCGCGAGATGGACTTCACCCGA
This genomic window from Candidatus Binatia bacterium contains:
- a CDS encoding ABC transporter substrate-binding protein, with protein sequence MQALPTKSFGFLPVFVAQEKGFYRSEGLEVSTPVMGTGPSIAGLLSGEVHLAPADTAMRAAMTGTPVKAVVFYYDRPTMVFVARPEIRSIKDLQGKNIAILSYGSAVDFATRQILKANGLADKDYTLVPMGPESQRILGMAKGLVHATLLNPDGAAIAEGQIEGLKLLASFGDLQKTPFSGFAASDRFLAASPDTLKKFLRATLKAIVLTRDQPQAAAQVAEKTLALEAKAALSAARAIVGAISVKDPGGFTDAGMRAWIADNAKNAGRKDDEVKVSDIADVRLLREAQQELGIRCEGGYGCGR